The Drechmeria coniospora strain ARSEF 6962 chromosome 02, whole genome shotgun sequence genome has a segment encoding these proteins:
- a CDS encoding acid phosphatase, giving the protein MMFTTASALALASMALAGPCQMKAATPTDSGWETRYTATGAADVAAAAATAKTSSPTSHVKGKAFDRLAIIYFENQNYDKSYGDRTLPPSHLFPGWIGELTKDTANFEWFSNKGITLTNYYAVTHPSQPNYLASIAGDYFGMRKDGFDRVPRNVSTVIDLLESRGISWGLYQEDMPFSGFEGKSYKNQEDGSNDYVRKHNPAVLHDSITYREQGLSQIKNLSMIDTSRSMFHKDLEANTLPQWMFITPNMTSDGHDSSITTAGEWCRSFLEPLLTDKRFMDNTLVLITWDESETYKRRNNVLGILLGDAVPEDLVATYDENFYNHYSQIATVSANWGLPTLGRWDVGANVFEWVAERTGDKLREWSSEKRFRDMLWNYSYAGFFNPGEGNKQFPAPNMKLDKSVNGRPILQSIKDKWARSTAPTYYEDTIEVPDGFHPPEGYEPDYENDVP; this is encoded by the coding sequence ATGATGTTCACTACCGCAAGTGCGCTGGCACTAGCCAGcatggccctcgccggcccgtGCCAGATGAAGGCCGCAACCCCGACCGACTCTGGCTGGGAGACTCGGTACACGGCAACGggggccgccgacgttgctgccgctgcggcgacggccaagacgagcAGTCCGACGAGCCATGTCAAAGGCAAGGCCTTTGACCGGCTCGCCATCATATATTTTGAGAACCAAAACTACGACAAGTCCTACGGTGACCGTACgctccccccctcccaccTTTTCCCCGGCTGGATAGGTGAACTGACGAAGGATACAGCCAACTTTGAATGGTTCAGCAACAAGGGCATCACATTGACCAACTACTACGCCGTCACTCATCCTTCACAGCCAAATTACCTGGCCAGCATTGCGGGTGACTACTTCGGCATGCGCAAGGACGGTTTCGACCGCGTACCACGGAACGTGTCGACGGTCATCGACTTGCTCGAGAGCCGCGGCATCTCGTGGGGACTGTACCAAGAGGACATGCCCTTTTCGGGCTTCGAGGGCAAATCCTACAAGAACCAGGAGGACGGGTCCAACGACTACGTCCGCAAGCACAACCCGGCCGTGCTGCACGACAGCATCACGTACCGCGAGCAGGGCCTGTCTCAGATCAAGAACCTGTCGATGATTGACACGTCACGCTCCATGTTCCATAAAGACCTCGAGGCGAACACGCTGCCCCAGTGGATGTTCATCACGCCCAACATGACGTCGGACGGTCACGACTCGTCCAtcacgacggcgggcgaATGGTGCCGCTCATTCCTCGAGCCTCTCCTGACCGACAAGAGGTTCATGGACAACACGCTGGTGCTGATCACGTGGGACGAGAGCGAAACGTACAAGAGGCGCAACAACGTTCTCGGCattctcctcggcgacgccgtgccGGAGGACCTCGTGGCGACGTACGACGAAAACTTTTACAACCACTACTCGCAGATCGCGACCGTGTCTGCCAACTGGGGACTGCCCACCCTGGGCCGCTGGGACGTCGGTGCCAACGTTTTCGAGTGGGTTGCCGAGAGAACCGGCGACAAGCTGCGCGAGTGGTCGTCGGAGAAGCGCTTCCGCGACATGCTCTGGAACTACTCGTACGCCGGCTTCTTCAACCCGGGAGAGGGCAACAAGCAGTTCCCTGCGCCGAACATGAAGCTCGACAAGAGCGTGAACGGCCGGCCGATTCTCCAGTCCATCAAGGACAAGTGGGCCCGaagcacggcgccgacgtacTACGAGGACACGATCGAGGTGCCCGACGGCTTCCACCCTCCTGAGGGCTACGAGCCCGATTACGAAAATGATGTCCCGTAG
- a CDS encoding L-ascorbate oxidase, with the protein MYSTEVGSAREAGQQDERNGRENEPFLLPDGTFAHDDLEAAVAIEPHFPPACSSSPLPPTGKHHRQHANGKLSIFLLLFALSAVALTAIVLGFPSAATLPGRVKESDAGHDSRPHGTGYGDDATGAMNHGNSTVSVVRYHETVPTAAQLRNSSEYILSPSWNFHAPPTTREYHWTFLDADLNPDGVFRPMILINNQFPGPLVECNEGDTLVIKVDNKATNATSIHFHGLFQNGTNFMDGTVGVTQCPIAPNSTFTYRFDVRRQSGTYWYHAHHSAQASDGLVGPVVVHSNDEQNLQELPYATDRVVMVQDHYHNSTAELLMDYLQPDKENEEPVPDNALINGRGARSCHDFPGYRCDSSNASPSIFDLGAGERHRLRFINVGAFAEFQIQIDEHPFYVTEVDGTDVHPEPFHRLSIMPAQRYSIVMEANVTTRETFWLRARMVTDCFRTSNSRLIPELKAVVRYISSETDVVEAKPTSRKWANVTEVVCRDLNTTNLHPIEHLTPPPADDFVALRANFKIGAWRLSRGFFNDSTWHANVTHPSLHRFLDASTDSQTVAEPFGINRRAFDQHGELVMQTHGIRTVDISINDFDDGAHPFHLHGHKFFVLAQEKSGYPPRAKDFPAYLAARGGVPENPLRRDTVTVEPYAWVIIRVVLDNPGLWALHCHNMWHAEAGMSMQLLVRSDTVKGWKVDPQQRSMCELEGVSTGMRPNDGIWFGSF; encoded by the coding sequence ATGTATTCGACAGAAGTTGGCAGTGCTCGTGAAGCCGGCCAACAAGACGAGCGAAATGGTCGAGAGAATGAGCCCTTTCTCCTTCCAGATGGAACATTCGCCCACGACGACCTTGAGGCGGCAGTAGCCATCGAGCCGCACTTTCCTCCAGCATGCTCATCGTCACCCTTACCACCAACCGGCAAGCACCACCGCCAGCATGCCAATGGCAAGCTGTCCATttttctcctcctcttcgcaCTCTCTGCTGTTGCTCTCACCGCCATCGTCTTGGGATTCCCTTCCGCCGCCACTCTCCCAGGAAGGGTCAAAGAGAGCGATGCTGGCCATGATTCCAGGCCCCATGGCACCGGATATGGTGATGACGCCACAGGTGCGATGAACCATGGCAACAGTACCGTCAGCGTCGTCCGATATCACGAAACGGTACCTACCGCAGCTCAGCTTAGAAACTCGTCCGAGTATATCCTCAGTCCATCGTGGAACTTTCATGCCCCTCCCACCACGCGCGAGTATCATTGGACattcctcgacgccgacctcaACCCGGACGGCGTCTTTCGCCCTATGATACTCATCAACAATCAGTTCCCCGGCCCCCTTGTCGAGTGTAACGAGGGAGACACGCTTGTCATCAAGGTGGACAACAAGGCCACCAACGCTACATCGATTCACTTCCACGGCTTGTTTCAGAATGGAACCAACTTCATGGACGGTACCGTCGGCGTCACCCAGTGCCCCATCGCCCCGAATTCCACCTTCACATATCGCTTCGACGTCCGCCGACAGTCCGGTACATACTGGTACCACGCCCACCACAGCGCCCAGGCGTCTGATGGTCTTGTcgggcccgtcgtcgtccacaGCAACGACGAGCAGAACTTACAGGAGCTACCCTACGCAACGGACAGGGTCGTCATGGTCCAGGACCATTATCACAACTCCACCGCAGAGCTCCTCATGGATTACCTGCAGCCCGACAAGGAGAATGAGGAGCCCGTGCCGGACAACGCCCTCATCAACGGCCGCGGCGCCCGCAGCTGCCATGACTTTCCGGGCTACCGCTGCGATAGTTCGAATGCGTCCCCATCCATATTTGACCTCGGTGCTGGCGAGCGCCACCGGTTACGCTTCATCAATGTCGGCGCCTTTGCTGAGTTTCAGATTCAAATTGACGAACATCCCTTTTATGTCACCGAGGTGGATGGCACAGATGTCCATCCCGAGCCCTTCCATCGGCTGAGCATTATGCCTGCTCAGCGGTACAGCATCGTCATGGAAGCCAACGTCACCACGAGGGAAACATTTTGGCTGCGAGCTCGAATGGTGACGGACTGCTTCAGGACGAGCAACAGTCGTCTTATCCCCGAACTCAAAGCCGTCGTCCGGTACATCTCGTCGGAAACAGACGTTGTCGAGGCAAAGCCTACGAGCAGGAAGTGGGCCAACGTCACCGAAGTCGTCTGTAGGGACCTCAATACCACCAACCTCCATCCCATCGAGCACCTCACGCCCCCTCCTGCAGACGACTTCGTTGCTCTGCGCGCCAACTTCAAGATTGGCGCATGGCGCCTGTCCCGCGGCTTCTTCAACGACTCTACGTGGCATGCAAACGTCACCCATCCCTCACTACACCGGTTCCTCGACGCATCTACCGACTCCCAAACTGTTGCCGAGCCCTTTGGCATCAACCGTCGGGCCTTTGACCAGCACGGTGAGCTTGTGATGCAGACGCACGGCATCCGGACCGTCGACATATCCATCAACGActttgacgacggcgcaCACCCATTTCACCTCCACGGCCACAAGTTCTTCGTCCTTGCCCAGGAGAAGAGCGGATATCCCCCTCGCGCCAAAGATTTTCCCGCCTATCTCGCGGCGCGTGGTGGTGTGCCAGAGAATCCGCTCCGCCGAGACACCGTGACGGTTGAGCCGTACGCATGGGTCATCATACGGGTCGTGCTTGACAATCCCGGACTGTGGGCTCTTCATTGCCATAACATGTGGCACGCCGAGGCTGGCATGTCGATGCAGCTACTCGTACGGAGCGATACTGTCAAGGGCTGGAAGGTTGATCCGCAGCAGAGAAGCATGTGCGAACTTGAAGGTGTGTCGACGGGCATGCGCCCCAACGACGGCATCTGGTTCGGTTCTTTCTGA
- a CDS encoding glycosyltransferase family 31 yields the protein MRAADTNLLNMPRRLRRRLVVVGTLFLLTLAVLYLRLPPDSTFRLALGFNAARVANFLQGKTSDRDGWLRQPARYRVDLRTDVGYLIKTGYGTRHRVPEQLRALGGNGGLLGEEGRSFLVVGDWTTVNKTEAKMLGAQVHDAIRMVMETKIDSEHSEHQRFTKYKTLQGAVAAGDEEKALHLGQTYGWELDALKFIMGMEFAYKRLPQKKWYIMLDDDTYLVKPSLELLLGHLNPAKAQYLGNAVGDYKGRFAHGGSAVLLSGEAMKRLFSQRHVLSGAYVASLDETWGDRLVATTLQKVGVYLDERYCHYFNGEAPSTTRIREDRICSPVVSFHGLRTPGAMAATERALTGIKDPVLWGQLWALFAREPIEAYGKEAPPYLAGDHVGARGEQTKTWKEIHDDEECRAKCQGASRGWCLAWTYEPETSECHGSPWMVVGEERGVKRDVVSGVNWRRVEPLMRQCSLLS from the exons ATGCGTGCTGCAGACACGAACCTTCTCAACATGCCAcgacggctgcggcggcggctcgtcgtcgttggcacCCTATTtctcctcaccctcgccgtcctttACCTCAGACTGCCGCCCGACTCGACCTTTCGCCTCGCCTTGGGCTTCAACGCCGCTCGCGTCGCCAACTTCCTCCAAGGCAAGACGTCGGACCGCGACGGCTGGCTGAGGCAACCTGCGCGGTACCGGGTCGACCTTCGCACCGACGTCGGCTACCTTATCAAGACCGGCTACGGCACCCGGCACCGGGTCCCCGAGCAGCTCAGGGCGCTCGGAGGGAACGGCGGGCTACTCGGTGAAGAGGGCCgcagcttcctcgtcgtcggcgactgGACCACGGTGAACAAGACGGAAGCAAAGATGCTCGGCGCCCAGGTGCACGACGCCATCAGGATGGTCATGGAGACCAAGATCGACAGCGAGCATTCCGAGCACCAGCGCTTCACCAAGTACAAGACGCTGCAGGgggccgtggcggcgggcgacgaggagaaggcgcTGCATCTAGGGCAGACGTACGGTTGGGAACTCGATGCTCTCAAG TTCATCATGGGCATGGAGTTCGCGTACAAGCGACTACCGCAGAAGAAATGGTACAtcatgctcgacgacgacacgtACCTCGTCAAGCCCTCGCTCGAGCTCTTGCTCGGTCACCTGAACCCGGCAAAGGCGCAGTACCTCGgcaacgccgtcggcgactaCAAGGGCCGCTTTGCCCACGGCGGCTCGGCGGTGCTGCTGTCGGGCGAGGCGATGAAGAGGCTCTTCAGCCAGCGCCACGTCCTCTCGGGTGCTTACGTCGCCTCCTTGGACGAGACTTGGGGCGATCGGctcgtggcgacgacgctgcaGAAGGTGGGCGTctacctcgacgagcgcTACTGCCACTACTTCAACGGCGAGgcaccatcgacgacgcgcaTCCGAGAGGACCGCATCTGCTCacccgtcgtctccttccaCGGCTTGCGCACGCCGggagccatggcggcgacggagcgggCGCTCACCGGCATCAAGGATCCGGTGCTCTGGGGTCAGCTCTGGGCCCTCTTCGCACGGGAGCCCATTGAGGCGTACGGCAAGGAGGCACCACCGTACCTGGCCGGGGACCACGTCGGAGCGCGAGGCGAGCAGACGAAGACGTGGAAAGAGATTCATGACGATGAAGAGTGCAGGGCGAAATGCCAGGGTGCGAGTCGGGGTTGGTGCCTGGCGTGGACGTACGAGCCTGAGACGAGCGAATGCCACGGCAGCCCGTGGATGGTTGTGGGTGAGGAGAGGGGGGTAAAGCGGGACGTCGTTTCGGGTGTCAACTGGAGAAGGGTGGAGCCGCTGATGCGACAGTGTTCGCTGCTGTCGTGA
- a CDS encoding Ubiquitin carboxyl-terminal hydrolase 16 — protein sequence MPDSKSATVVSYAAGASLAAVALIYVFGPTFAIDHDSAASSRRKTIVGLRNQANDCFINSVLQVLAGLGNLRVYLIRETHRRRIEDPAVYSNLVQPDGGARLERWRLEGLQEGIVTRGLKEMLDALNERPIARKAISPFPFVHVLEVAFKQRISRQQQDAQEFLQIVAERLKDEYHAGQRARYHARTRGFPSRPATDGDESQDEKVPELLTNGLCDADAEPDVDGVPIHLELEEGFPMEGRYESHLVCQTCKYKTKPREETFCTITLAVPHASSTSLGACFDGIFKTEYIDDFKCEMCRLVQTKTNLEHELARSTSDAFKEQARESIEKLRRAMEMDPENPPQGVELGDMRYAPRRRIAKTTRMTLFPKILAIHLSRSIYGVGQMTQKNSAKVSFPEQLPLGGLADQHRYKLLGIITHRGGHNSGHYEAFRRQNPPSHFHNTNTFQPSGVYSRTPTPMSTPEIVARQAASPAMSTPDLLSPSPSPSPATNLSTPSLDSLTAAPRSIPRSPRDGDVDASSLRSVAAGTKSTLSRLVSSKLTPDGASSPAGALANMQPDTARAKQAMKRKRPAAEKWWRVSDEKVREAKTSEVLSMEREVYLLFYELDTGA from the coding sequence atGCCCGACAGCAAGTCGGCGACAGTCGTCTCGTACGCCGCCGGGGCTTCCCTCGCTGCTGTTGCCCTCATCTACGTCTTTGGGCCGACGTTTGCCATCGATCATGATTCGGCCGCCAGCTCGCGCCGGAAAACGATCGTCGGGTTGCGGAACCAGGCCAACGACTGCTTCATCAACTCGGTCCTCCAGGTCCTCGCAGGTCTCGGCAATCTTCGCGTCTACCTGATCCGCGAAACCCACCGACGCCGCATCGAGGACCCGGCCGTCTACTCCAACCTCGTCcagcccgacggcggcgcgaggCTCGAACGGTGGAGACTCGAGGGCCTGCAAGAGGGCATTGTCACCCGCGGGCTGAAGGAGATGCTGGATGCGCTTAACGAGCGGCCCATCGCTAGGAAGGCCATCTCCCCCTTTCCTTTCGTACACGTCCTCGAGGTCGCCTTCAAGCAGCGGATAAgcaggcagcagcaggacgcCCAGGAGTTCCTGCAGATTGTCGCCGAACGACTCAAGGACGAGTACCACGCCGGCCAGCGCGCTCGATATCACGCTCGCACCCGCGGTTTTccctctcggccggcaaccgatggcgacgagtCGCAAGACGAAAAGGTTCCCGAGCTCCTCACCAACGGCCTatgcgatgccgacgccgagcccgacgtcgatggcgtccCGATACACCTCGAGCTGGAGGAGGGCTTCCCCATGGAAGGCCGATACGAATCCCACTTGGTCTGCCagacgtgcaagtacaagacgAAGCCCCGAGAGGAGACCTTTTGCACCATCACCCTGGCGGTGCCTCatgcctcgtcgacgtcgctcgGCGCTTGCTTCGACGGCATCTTCAAGACCGAGTACATCGACGACTTCAAATGCGAAATgtgccgcctcgtccagaCAAAGACGAACCTGGAGCACGAGCTCGCGCGGTCCACCTCGGACGCCTTCAAGGAGCAGGCTCGGGAAAGCATCGAGAAGCTCCGGCGGGCCATGGAGATGGATCCTGAAAACCCGCCCCAAGGCGTCGAGCTGGGCGACATGCGCTACGCACCGAGGCGCAGGATCGCCAAGACGACACGCATGACCCTCTTTCCCAAGATCCTGGCCATTCACCTGTCGCGGTCCATCTACGGCGTCGGCCAGATGACGCAGAAGAACTCGGCCAAGGTGTCCTTTCCCGAACAGCTGCCGCTGGGAGGGCTCGCCGACCAGCACAGGTACAAGCTTCTCGGCATCATCACCCACAGGGGCGGCCACAACAGCGGTCACTACGAGGCCTTTCGGCGGCAGAACCCACCGTCGCACTTTCACAACACAAACACCTTCCAGCCGTCGGGCGTCTACAGccggacgccgacgcccatgTCGACGCCCGAGATTGTCGCCCGTCAGGCGGCGAGCCCAgccatgtcgacgccggACCTGctgtcgccctcgccatcgccctcgccggcgaccaacctgtcgacgccgtcgctcgaTTCGCTCACGGCGGCACCGCGTAGCATCCCGCGTTCGCCGAGGGatggcgacgtcgatgcGAGCAGCCtccgctccgtcgccgccggcaccaagTCGACCCTCTCGAGGCTGGTGTCGTCAAAGCTGACGCCCGACGGTGCCTCGTCTccggccggcgccctcgccaacATGCAGCCGGACACGGCCAGGGCCAAGCAGGCGATGAAGCGGAAGAGGCCGGCTGCTGAAAAGTGGTGGCGCGTCAGCGACGAAAAGGTACGCGAGGCCAAGACGAGCGAGGTTTTGAGCATGGAGAGAGAGGTCTACCTGTTGTTCTACGAGCTGGACACAGGCGCGTAG